A genomic window from Martelella lutilitoris includes:
- a CDS encoding CocE/NonD family hydrolase — protein MLARNPTSAVSKRVEHLPLKDGVVLAADVYRPAGEGDWPVLLMRQPYGKAIASTVVLAHPSWYARHGYLVVVQDVRGMGASEGDFDCLRQELSDGAETVDWARGLEGANGKIGLYGFSYQAITQYLALAGGARVDAMAPAMGSFAPEKDWAYEGGAPRYAGMVGWAKQMALLKAAHDGDRETHAALSVLGGLDETARYLMDRPDLSHLKRWMDNDAADWDQVSPARLLREVSLDIPVLHTGGWYDFMLEGTLAADRAFRNASSETTHLAIGPWTHIPWNGASGSVRMPEAEAFSVDRANVAFFDFYLKGKGDSPPALTVFDLGERAWRTFRRLPATTEKTMALCSGGLAATLANDGRLGDEPGDGEDVLVSDPFRPAPLVGGHVGEPSGFVDRAPADDRSDVAVYTTAPFAQPFTVCGPVRADITISTEAPVFDLVATLSLVSPTGGANVIQTGIARTKNTGAPVSVGLRAAYVTAPAGFSLRLSLQAAAWPAFSLHAQDPASADGMNAQPLTLAIRHAASRLVLSVLNEDTANGA, from the coding sequence TTGCTCGCCCGAAACCCGACATCAGCTGTTTCAAAGCGCGTCGAGCACCTCCCCCTGAAAGACGGCGTGGTGCTTGCCGCGGATGTCTATCGTCCGGCGGGCGAGGGGGACTGGCCAGTGCTGTTGATGCGCCAGCCCTATGGTAAGGCAATCGCCTCCACCGTCGTCCTCGCCCATCCCTCCTGGTATGCCCGCCACGGCTACCTCGTGGTGGTGCAGGACGTGCGAGGCATGGGCGCGTCGGAAGGCGATTTCGATTGTCTGCGCCAGGAATTGAGCGATGGCGCGGAAACGGTCGACTGGGCGCGGGGCCTTGAGGGCGCCAACGGCAAGATCGGGCTCTACGGCTTTTCCTATCAGGCGATCACGCAATATCTGGCGCTTGCCGGCGGTGCCAGGGTGGATGCCATGGCGCCGGCCATGGGGTCCTTCGCACCGGAGAAGGACTGGGCCTATGAGGGCGGCGCGCCGCGTTATGCCGGCATGGTCGGCTGGGCGAAGCAGATGGCGCTTCTCAAGGCGGCCCATGACGGCGACCGCGAGACCCATGCCGCGCTCTCAGTGCTGGGCGGCCTTGATGAAACCGCGCGCTACCTGATGGACCGGCCCGACCTCTCCCATCTCAAACGCTGGATGGACAATGACGCAGCGGACTGGGATCAGGTTTCACCCGCACGTCTCCTGCGGGAGGTCTCTCTCGACATTCCGGTGCTGCATACCGGCGGTTGGTACGATTTCATGCTGGAAGGTACGCTTGCCGCCGACAGGGCCTTCCGCAATGCCTCGTCCGAAACCACGCATCTTGCCATCGGACCCTGGACGCATATCCCGTGGAACGGGGCGAGCGGTTCGGTTCGGATGCCGGAGGCCGAGGCCTTTTCGGTCGATCGGGCCAATGTCGCGTTTTTCGATTTCTATCTGAAAGGCAAGGGCGACTCGCCGCCAGCTCTCACAGTGTTCGATCTGGGCGAGCGCGCCTGGAGGACGTTTCGCCGGTTGCCCGCCACGACCGAGAAGACGATGGCGCTCTGCTCCGGCGGGCTTGCCGCCACCCTTGCCAATGACGGCAGGCTTGGCGATGAGCCCGGCGATGGCGAGGATGTGCTCGTCAGCGATCCCTTCCGCCCGGCGCCGCTTGTCGGCGGCCATGTCGGCGAACCGTCGGGCTTCGTCGACCGGGCTCCGGCCGACGATCGTTCCGATGTCGCCGTCTATACCACAGCGCCTTTTGCGCAACCCTTCACCGTTTGCGGGCCTGTCAGGGCCGACATCACCATATCGACGGAAGCACCGGTCTTCGATCTCGTTGCCACGCTCTCTCTGGTATCCCCCACAGGAGGCGCAAATGTGATCCAGACCGGCATAGCCCGGACGAAAAACACGGGTGCGCCGGTGAGCGTCGGTTTGCGCGCGGCCTATGTCACAGCGCCGGCGGGCTTCAGCCTCCGCCTGTCGCTGCAGGCCGCCGCCTGGCCCGCCTTTTCTCTCCATGCACAAGACCCGGCATCTGCCGATGGGATGAACGCTCAGCCGCTGACGCTGGCGATCCGTCACGCGGCCAGCCGTCTCGTGCTTTCCGTTCTGAATGAGGACACCGCAAATGGCGCCTAA